In Synechococcus sp. KORDI-52, one genomic interval encodes:
- a CDS encoding sodium:solute symporter family protein: MNITLATSVIALSLYLGTLIWLGTRDGIQKEANADTYFLADRRLQAGVLFFTLIATNFSAFFFLGFAGAGYRIGMAYYPMMALGTGLAALTIGSFGCKVRQISKDHQLITPSELVGHLLPGEGLRLLVFLLMLIFTLPYLALQPIGAGYLLESMTGGTVPFGAGAVLLTLVIVLYVITGGMKAVAWTDVLQGILMFVLMILAFVTIAQSLGGVEQINRLVMTQKPELFSGAGVDTFFSLPTFASYLLLWPLCLPMFPQLMMRFFAAGDDRSLKQSMVLYPVVAGVLFIFPVLIGVWGHISFPDLDGRATDQVLPMMLSQHSPEWVVGLVMVGALAAFMSTLDSQLLALSSMVTRDIYCRYWRPKASLIEQVRVGKVAVCALAVGGLAIAMHPPEAILALATNAFSGLAVLFPMMVGATYGMRWSNSGAILSVLGGETMLLGLHMGWIPAGVSGECLPVVPAVIVTSGVLLLDHLASRKQLDRSHQ, translated from the coding sequence ATGAACATCACGCTTGCCACGTCAGTGATTGCGCTGAGCCTGTATCTCGGCACCTTGATCTGGCTGGGAACCCGAGATGGGATTCAGAAGGAAGCCAATGCCGACACTTACTTTCTGGCGGATCGCCGTCTGCAAGCAGGCGTTCTCTTCTTCACACTGATCGCAACCAATTTCAGCGCATTCTTCTTCCTTGGTTTCGCGGGTGCCGGCTATCGAATCGGCATGGCCTACTACCCGATGATGGCCCTGGGAACAGGTCTGGCCGCACTGACGATCGGCAGCTTCGGTTGCAAAGTACGGCAGATCAGCAAAGACCACCAACTGATCACACCATCGGAGCTGGTGGGCCACCTGCTTCCCGGTGAGGGCTTACGGCTGCTGGTGTTTCTGCTGATGCTGATCTTCACCCTTCCATACCTGGCGCTTCAGCCCATCGGAGCTGGTTATCTGCTCGAAAGCATGACCGGCGGTACGGTGCCATTCGGAGCCGGTGCGGTGCTTCTCACCCTCGTGATCGTGCTGTACGTGATCACAGGAGGGATGAAAGCGGTGGCCTGGACTGATGTGCTCCAGGGAATTCTGATGTTCGTGTTGATGATTCTGGCGTTCGTCACGATCGCCCAAAGCCTTGGCGGGGTGGAACAGATCAATCGTCTGGTGATGACTCAAAAGCCTGAGCTGTTCTCCGGAGCAGGCGTGGACACGTTCTTCTCATTGCCAACGTTCGCAAGCTATTTACTTCTTTGGCCTCTTTGCCTGCCGATGTTTCCCCAGCTGATGATGCGTTTCTTCGCCGCGGGAGATGACCGTTCACTGAAACAATCCATGGTGCTCTACCCAGTCGTTGCGGGCGTCCTGTTCATCTTCCCTGTTCTGATCGGCGTATGGGGGCATATCAGCTTCCCTGATCTTGATGGTCGAGCCACCGATCAGGTTCTGCCGATGATGTTGAGCCAGCACAGCCCTGAGTGGGTGGTCGGACTGGTGATGGTGGGAGCCCTGGCCGCCTTCATGTCCACCCTGGATTCGCAGTTGTTGGCACTGTCTTCGATGGTCACACGGGACATCTATTGCCGTTACTGGCGACCGAAGGCCTCCTTGATCGAGCAGGTACGTGTCGGCAAGGTTGCGGTCTGTGCACTGGCCGTGGGTGGGCTGGCCATCGCCATGCATCCACCTGAAGCAATCCTGGCACTTGCCACCAACGCGTTCTCTGGTTTGGCTGTGCTGTTTCCAATGATGGTTGGCGCGACGTACGGCATGCGCTGGTCCAACTCGGGAGCCATCCTTTCGGTGCTGGGCGGAGAAACGATGCTGCTCGGCTTGCACATGGGCTGGATTCCAGCAGGCGTGAGCGGTGAATGTCTGCCGGTTGTTCCAGCGGTGATCGTGACTTCAGGGGTGTTGTTGCTGGACCATCTGGCAAGCAGAAAACAGCTCGACAGGTCGCATCAATGA